From Salinicoccus roseus, one genomic window encodes:
- a CDS encoding sugar porter family MFS transporter — translation MNKKPSTKMIYTFGAFGGFLFGYDIGIINGALPSIKDTWDITPLMEGTITSILFLGAMAGAVSMAPLADKFGRKMMIMITAIIFALGSLACAFSGTPELLVVSRFILGISVGAASALVPMYMGEISPPALRGQISGLNQLMITIGMLVSYGVNYAFIGVFEGWRWMLGGAVVPAIVLFVGAFLLPESPRYLVKKGFKDLALKNLQRLRTSKEAKKEYDEIITMHEQVLNTDQKFKWTKAIGFSLMVGCSVTFLQQIQGANTIFYYSSQILGDVFGSTISGVISTVGVGVVFVVATIITLLVVDRFKRRTLFMTGSLGMGTCLLLVGLIYPYTQSGYTWAITLVFVFICLYVIFYAYSWAAVTWIVVGELFPSNVRGMATGIASMVNWLGNIVVALFFPILMSSIGLSSIFFLFAAICAIGFLFAKYVLYETNGKTLEEIELYLDNRFSNKKIEGHWQEAPSQNK, via the coding sequence ATGAATAAAAAACCATCGACAAAGATGATATATACATTTGGTGCATTTGGTGGATTCCTGTTTGGTTACGATATTGGCATCATCAATGGAGCACTTCCCAGTATAAAGGATACTTGGGACATAACGCCTCTTATGGAAGGGACGATAACTTCAATCCTCTTCCTTGGAGCTATGGCAGGCGCAGTCTCCATGGCGCCTTTGGCAGATAAATTTGGCAGAAAAATGATGATTATGATTACGGCGATCATATTTGCACTGGGATCACTGGCATGTGCTTTTTCTGGAACTCCAGAATTATTGGTTGTTTCACGCTTCATACTCGGAATATCCGTTGGAGCGGCATCCGCCCTTGTGCCAATGTATATGGGAGAAATCTCCCCTCCTGCATTAAGGGGTCAGATTTCAGGGTTGAACCAGTTGATGATCACTATCGGTATGCTTGTATCATATGGAGTCAACTATGCTTTCATTGGTGTTTTCGAAGGATGGAGATGGATGCTTGGAGGGGCAGTGGTCCCTGCTATAGTACTTTTTGTAGGCGCTTTCCTTCTTCCTGAATCTCCTAGATATCTTGTGAAAAAAGGCTTTAAGGATTTAGCGTTGAAAAACCTGCAAAGGTTGCGTACCTCTAAAGAAGCCAAAAAGGAATATGATGAAATCATCACAATGCATGAGCAGGTATTGAATACCGACCAGAAGTTCAAATGGACCAAAGCAATCGGTTTTTCTCTGATGGTAGGTTGTTCGGTAACCTTCCTTCAACAGATCCAAGGGGCAAATACAATCTTTTACTACTCTTCTCAAATATTGGGAGATGTATTCGGCTCCACCATTAGTGGTGTAATCTCAACAGTAGGGGTCGGTGTTGTATTTGTAGTCGCTACAATCATCACACTATTAGTTGTAGATAGGTTTAAACGAAGAACCCTGTTCATGACGGGATCGCTGGGGATGGGGACTTGTCTCCTTCTTGTAGGATTGATCTATCCCTACACACAAAGCGGATATACGTGGGCCATCACTCTTGTTTTCGTATTCATCTGTCTATACGTCATCTTTTACGCATACTCATGGGCAGCAGTTACATGGATAGTAGTCGGAGAGCTGTTCCCTAGTAATGTGAGAGGGATGGCAACAGGGATTGCATCGATGGTCAACTGGCTTGGGAACATTGTAGTGGCGCTTTTCTTCCCTATTCTTATGAGTAGTATTGGTTTGAGCAGCATCTTCTTCCTCTTTGCAGCTATTTGCGCAATCGGTTTCCTTTTTGCAAAATATGTACTTTATGAAACGAATGGAAAGACACTTGAAGAGATTGAACTGTACCTCGATAATCGTTTCAGCAATAAAAAAATAGAAGGACATTGGCAAGAAGCGCCATCCCAAAATAAGTAA
- a CDS encoding GntR family transcriptional regulator, with protein sequence MQIPKYQKIAIAIKDKIIDGEYRAGTLLPTEKQLQVQYDVSRHTIRQAMEILVNDGFAVKRKGAGSYVSNAFLSKSSQKQVKKIGVIVTYLSDYIFPSIIRGIETVLRENGYSLILASTNNNHEEERRCLEMMLDQEVQGLIIEPTKSNTFNPNLSYYSLLKKKKIPTLMINARYEELNIPFISIDDTKSGFIATEYLLEHGHQDIALITKIDDLQGKLRMKGYIKAFEEHDTVFKGEYIYTFSTESRNAVVNQVVEHIEMGTLDVTAIVCYNDEIAYDLNKKLRNIDYKIPEDISLIGEDNSILSRLEDTLLTTTSHPQEDLGMKAANWIVKAIQDGVEGDSIILDTSIIERNSVKALN encoded by the coding sequence ATGCAAATACCAAAATATCAGAAGATAGCCATAGCCATTAAAGATAAAATAATTGATGGAGAGTACAGGGCTGGCACACTGCTGCCTACTGAGAAACAGCTGCAAGTCCAATACGATGTCAGCAGACACACAATAAGGCAAGCCATGGAAATCCTTGTGAATGATGGATTCGCAGTGAAAAGGAAAGGTGCAGGTTCATATGTAAGTAATGCCTTTCTAAGCAAGAGCAGCCAAAAGCAAGTGAAAAAAATAGGGGTTATAGTTACTTATCTTTCAGACTATATATTTCCAAGCATTATACGGGGAATAGAAACGGTCCTAAGGGAGAATGGATATTCGCTTATTCTTGCAAGTACGAATAATAATCACGAAGAGGAACGGCGCTGCTTGGAGATGATGCTGGACCAAGAAGTGCAGGGGTTGATTATTGAGCCGACAAAAAGTAATACATTTAATCCGAATTTATCATATTACTCCCTACTCAAGAAGAAAAAAATCCCTACGCTGATGATAAATGCAAGATATGAGGAACTCAATATTCCTTTCATAAGCATAGACGATACAAAATCAGGGTTTATAGCCACTGAATATCTTCTTGAGCACGGTCACCAGGATATTGCTCTCATTACTAAAATTGATGATCTTCAGGGAAAGCTGAGAATGAAAGGATATATCAAGGCATTTGAAGAACATGATACGGTCTTTAAGGGAGAATACATATATACATTTTCTACAGAGAGCCGTAATGCAGTAGTGAATCAGGTGGTGGAGCATATAGAAATGGGGACATTGGATGTTACTGCCATAGTGTGTTATAACGATGAAATAGCATATGACTTGAATAAAAAGCTTAGAAATATTGATTATAAGATACCGGAGGACATATCACTCATAGGAGAAGATAATTCCATATTGAGTCGCCTGGAAGATACTTTGTTAACAACGACTTCCCATCCCCAGGAGGATCTTGGTATGAAGGCGGCAAACTGGATTGTAAAGGCAATTCAGGATGGCGTAGAGGGTGATTCAATAATTTTGGACACTTCTATTATAGAAAGAAATAGTGTGAAGGCTTTAAATTAA
- a CDS encoding M24 family metallopeptidase: MPIDYNRRKQTLLERLEKETLDIALITDPTNIFYLTGFYADPHERYMSLVIDAGNRKSALFLPALDEELAKASAEVDAIHPISDEMDPFDVVKGVMQEDISKIGIEMDVMTVSHQNGLKSICPNAEYMDITPELNHMRTFKTPSEVEGLRQAVAIIETVLEEGLATIHEGMTEAALTAEFEYLMKRHGAAGPSFSTMVLSGEKSAMPHGKPGERRLQEGDFLLIDFGVITNERYCSDITRTFVIGEPTAKQREIYETVQKSTQAGVDAVRSGIPLKSFDIAAREVIESAGYGEYFNNRVGHGLGIEVHEAPSIHHENEQLAAPGMVFTIEPGIYIPGFGGVRIEEEVYINEDGEPEVLTSFPRNLRSIELK; encoded by the coding sequence ATGCCAATCGACTATAATCGAAGAAAGCAGACGCTCTTGGAGCGGCTCGAAAAGGAGACGCTCGATATTGCTCTCATCACCGACCCGACAAACATCTTCTACCTCACCGGCTTCTACGCCGATCCCCATGAACGCTACATGTCACTCGTCATCGACGCTGGAAACAGGAAGTCAGCACTGTTCCTCCCCGCCCTCGATGAAGAACTGGCAAAGGCGTCCGCAGAAGTGGATGCCATCCATCCGATATCTGATGAAATGGATCCTTTTGATGTCGTCAAAGGGGTGATGCAGGAAGACATCTCAAAAATCGGCATCGAAATGGATGTGATGACGGTCAGCCACCAGAATGGCCTCAAATCCATCTGTCCCAATGCGGAATACATGGACATCACCCCTGAACTCAACCACATGCGCACGTTCAAGACCCCATCGGAAGTCGAGGGCCTCAGACAGGCGGTGGCCATCATTGAGACAGTTCTTGAGGAAGGGCTTGCGACCATCCACGAAGGGATGACAGAAGCGGCGCTCACAGCCGAATTCGAGTATCTGATGAAGCGGCACGGTGCAGCAGGCCCTTCATTTTCCACCATGGTGCTCTCAGGTGAGAAATCCGCCATGCCCCATGGCAAGCCGGGGGAACGCAGACTCCAGGAAGGGGATTTCCTGCTGATTGATTTCGGTGTCATTACAAATGAGCGGTACTGTTCCGACATCACACGCACTTTCGTCATCGGTGAGCCGACCGCGAAACAGAGGGAAATCTATGAAACGGTGCAGAAGTCGACACAGGCAGGCGTCGATGCCGTCAGATCCGGCATACCGCTGAAATCATTCGATATCGCCGCCAGGGAGGTCATCGAATCCGCCGGATACGGTGAATACTTCAACAACCGGGTGGGACATGGCCTCGGAATAGAAGTGCATGAAGCCCCTTCCATCCACCATGAAAACGAACAGCTCGCAGCCCCGGGCATGGTCTTCACGATAGAACCTGGCATCTACATCCCTGGGTTCGGCGGCGTCCGGATCGAGGAAGAAGTGTACATCAATGAAGATGGTGAGCCGGAAGTGCTGACCTCCTTTCCACGGAATCTCAGAAGCATAGAACTCAAATAA
- a CDS encoding xylulokinase has protein sequence MSEKKVVDEIENGEITVGIELGSTRIKTVAIDSSYQTVASGYFEWENRLENGYWTYSLNDIWVGLQKSYTDMTEDMMERYGVPLRKISAMGVSAMMHGYLAFDDKDDLLLPFRTWRNNNTKEAAKELTDIFNVNIPERWSIAHFYQAVIDQEAHISKVKYVTTLAGYVHWYLTGKKVIGIGDASGMFPVDTSTRDYRYDLLEDMDGLLEKNGIKYRIKEILPSIKLAGETAGNLSEEGARLLDSTGALQAGAPLCPPEGDAGTGMVATNSVAKKTGNISAGTSAFMMVVLETPLKNIFREIDTVTTPDGNDVAMIHTNNCTSDINAWMGLFSEVLSTMGVEFSQEELYGQIFKSINTSDNDLGNLLSYGYVSGENITDVENGRPLFLRQPDSNLNLANFMKTHLYSAFSTMTIGLDLLKENENIEIASLVAHGGILKTKDVAQAVLAAATDSPVTVMDTANEGGAWGMAVLAKFLMNDTGMTLEDYLNDEVFGSVGSYTLEAEPEEVERYRKYIELYKQSLPIQRQAAQFC, from the coding sequence TTGAGCGAGAAAAAAGTTGTAGACGAAATCGAAAATGGTGAAATCACTGTTGGGATAGAATTGGGCTCGACAAGAATAAAAACCGTAGCTATCGATTCATCGTATCAGACTGTTGCATCAGGATATTTCGAATGGGAGAACCGTCTAGAAAATGGCTATTGGACCTACTCGTTAAATGATATATGGGTCGGCCTACAGAAAAGTTATACGGATATGACAGAAGATATGATGGAGAGATATGGAGTTCCTTTAAGAAAAATAAGTGCCATGGGTGTAAGTGCGATGATGCATGGTTACCTGGCCTTTGATGACAAGGATGACTTGTTGTTGCCATTCAGGACTTGGAGAAATAATAATACAAAAGAAGCGGCAAAAGAACTGACCGATATATTTAATGTGAATATCCCGGAACGCTGGAGTATAGCCCATTTCTATCAAGCAGTAATCGATCAGGAAGCGCACATCAGCAAAGTGAAATATGTGACGACGTTAGCAGGATATGTGCACTGGTACCTTACAGGGAAGAAAGTAATTGGCATCGGGGATGCTTCAGGGATGTTCCCGGTGGATACCTCGACGAGAGATTATAGGTACGACCTATTGGAAGATATGGATGGACTCCTTGAGAAGAATGGTATTAAATACAGGATTAAAGAAATTTTGCCTAGTATTAAGCTCGCTGGGGAGACTGCAGGAAATTTAAGTGAAGAAGGTGCAAGGCTCCTTGATTCTACCGGAGCCCTACAGGCTGGGGCACCACTTTGTCCGCCAGAAGGGGATGCAGGCACAGGAATGGTCGCCACAAACAGTGTAGCCAAAAAAACAGGGAATATATCTGCCGGAACAAGTGCATTTATGATGGTTGTGCTGGAAACCCCTCTCAAAAATATTTTTAGAGAGATTGATACTGTAACCACTCCCGATGGCAATGATGTCGCGATGATCCATACAAATAACTGTACTTCCGATATCAACGCATGGATGGGACTGTTCAGTGAGGTTCTGAGCACAATGGGAGTGGAATTTTCACAAGAAGAGTTGTACGGACAAATATTCAAGAGCATAAACACCAGCGACAATGATTTAGGCAATTTGCTCTCATATGGATATGTCTCAGGAGAAAATATTACTGATGTAGAAAACGGACGGCCTCTTTTCTTAAGACAGCCTGACAGTAACCTTAACTTGGCGAATTTCATGAAGACTCATCTTTATAGCGCCTTCAGCACCATGACCATCGGACTGGATCTGTTGAAGGAAAATGAGAACATCGAAATTGCTTCCCTAGTGGCCCATGGGGGCATTCTAAAAACAAAAGATGTCGCACAGGCCGTTCTTGCTGCTGCCACTGATAGCCCAGTAACAGTTATGGATACTGCAAATGAGGGGGGCGCATGGGGAATGGCAGTCCTGGCTAAATTTCTTATGAATGATACAGGCATGACCCTTGAGGATTATTTAAATGATGAAGTATTTGGAAGTGTGGGAAGTTATACCTTGGAAGCAGAACCAGAGGAAGTGGAAAGGTATCGAAAATATATAGAACTCTATAAGCAATCACTGCCTATTCAACGGCAAGCTGCACAGTTTTGTTAG
- a CDS encoding aldose epimerase family protein — MNITESILAEGIKEYTLKNDVGMSVSVINIGAAITGIHVPDKKGGIDNVVVAYKDIEDYIENPDYLGAVIGPLAGRVTDAKLKIRDEVYQFRGNEGQTMLHSGEYGVHNDYWNIEDVVVGKVCSIKMSCYVDGHPGHPLMNIIYTLDNENRLNIDYKITVDSDTIISPTNHTYFNLSGNDGTEDHIVNFGSKSFHPLNEQLLPLGKKHTEGIFDLSSPTALENIYNDDHLQIKIASSGFDHYFYLENKKAVLTEPNSGRRMTMTTTFPGMVFYTGNAMESKQFNKNINGKHAGVCFEAQEPPILDGLKISPERILDKRKYERKTTFEFSLI, encoded by the coding sequence ATGAATATTACTGAAAGCATATTAGCTGAAGGCATCAAGGAGTATACACTGAAAAATGATGTTGGTATGTCTGTAAGTGTAATAAATATAGGTGCTGCTATTACTGGGATTCATGTGCCGGATAAAAAGGGCGGAATCGATAATGTAGTTGTTGCATATAAGGATATAGAAGATTACATTGAAAATCCCGATTATCTAGGTGCTGTTATCGGGCCATTGGCTGGCAGGGTAACGGATGCGAAGTTAAAAATAAGAGATGAAGTATATCAGTTTCGTGGAAATGAAGGGCAGACGATGCTGCACAGCGGTGAATATGGGGTTCATAATGATTACTGGAATATAGAGGATGTGGTCGTCGGAAAGGTATGCTCGATTAAGATGTCCTGTTATGTCGACGGGCACCCTGGTCATCCTCTAATGAACATCATATACACTCTCGATAATGAAAACAGACTGAACATTGACTATAAGATTACAGTCGACAGTGATACAATCATTTCTCCTACAAACCATACTTATTTCAATCTTTCGGGAAACGATGGAACAGAGGATCATATTGTGAATTTTGGAAGTAAATCGTTTCATCCATTAAACGAACAATTGTTACCTTTAGGAAAAAAGCATACTGAAGGAATTTTCGATCTCAGTTCACCAACTGCACTTGAGAATATTTATAATGATGATCACTTACAAATAAAGATTGCATCAAGCGGATTTGATCATTATTTTTATCTCGAAAATAAAAAAGCTGTTCTTACAGAACCAAATAGCGGACGAAGAATGACAATGACTACAACTTTCCCTGGTATGGTTTTCTATACCGGTAATGCAATGGAAAGCAAGCAATTCAATAAAAATATAAATGGGAAACATGCTGGGGTATGTTTTGAGGCTCAAGAACCTCCCATACTTGATGGATTAAAGATAAGTCCAGAAAGAATATTGGATAAACGGAAGTACGAAAGAAAAACTACATTTGAATTTTCTTTAATTTAA
- a CDS encoding LLM class flavin-dependent oxidoreductase, protein MEQYRINKDNGLEFGLYTLGDHLPNPQTGTRISAQQRINEIIEIAKLAEEAGIDFFSVGESHQDYFATQAHTVVLSAIAQATEKIKISSSSTIISTLDPVRVYEDFATIDLISGGRAEIIAGRASRVGLFDLLGYDLSDYEALYEEKFDLLLKINENETLNWEGEFRSALKDARVLPRPLDGTLPIWRAVGGHPASAVKAGAAGVPMQIAMLAGPTQNFKETIGTYRDTARQYGHDPEQLPVATAGFFHVAETTQQAQREVYPHINEGMKLTNGAGFPKRGFAMGADKRNVLNVGSPQEVIEKILYQHEQFDHQRYIGQMDFGGVPFDQLMRNIEWIGEEVLPAIRKYTKKETDQ, encoded by the coding sequence ATGGAACAGTACCGCATCAACAAGGACAACGGCCTGGAATTCGGGCTCTACACACTGGGGGACCACCTCCCGAATCCACAAACCGGAACGAGGATCTCCGCCCAGCAGCGCATCAATGAAATCATCGAAATCGCGAAGCTCGCAGAAGAAGCTGGCATCGACTTCTTCAGTGTCGGCGAGAGCCACCAGGACTATTTTGCAACACAGGCGCATACCGTAGTGCTCTCCGCCATCGCCCAGGCGACCGAAAAAATAAAGATCTCAAGCTCATCGACCATCATCAGTACATTGGATCCTGTAAGAGTTTATGAGGATTTCGCCACCATCGACCTCATCTCGGGCGGCCGTGCTGAAATCATCGCCGGCCGTGCTTCCCGCGTCGGCCTCTTCGACCTGCTCGGGTACGACCTCAGCGATTACGAGGCACTGTACGAAGAGAAATTCGACCTGCTTCTGAAGATCAACGAGAATGAAACGCTCAATTGGGAGGGAGAGTTCCGCTCCGCACTCAAAGATGCACGGGTCCTCCCCCGTCCGCTTGATGGCACGCTGCCGATATGGCGGGCTGTCGGCGGTCATCCTGCGAGTGCCGTAAAAGCCGGTGCCGCGGGTGTACCGATGCAGATCGCGATGCTCGCCGGACCGACCCAGAACTTCAAGGAAACGATCGGCACGTACCGGGATACGGCACGGCAATATGGCCATGATCCGGAGCAGCTCCCCGTCGCCACGGCCGGCTTCTTCCATGTCGCCGAAACGACGCAGCAGGCACAGCGGGAGGTTTACCCGCACATAAATGAAGGTATGAAATTAACAAATGGTGCCGGATTCCCGAAACGCGGCTTCGCCATGGGCGCCGACAAACGCAACGTGCTGAACGTCGGCAGCCCGCAGGAAGTCATAGAAAAAATCCTCTACCAGCATGAACAGTTCGACCATCAGCGCTACATCGGGCAGATGGACTTCGGCGGCGTACCATTCGACCAGCTCATGCGCAACATCGAATGGATCGGTGAAGAAGTCCTTCCTGCCATCAGAAAATACACCAAAAAGGAGACTGACCAATGA
- the araA gene encoding L-arabinose isomerase, translating into MTEKKKFWFVVGSQELYGEEALIKVKENAENMVKTLNESGNLPYPVELHDELAINSDIITNIMKTVNYRDDIQGVITWMHTFSPAKLWIRGTALLQKPLLHLATQYYEGIPWETIDMDYMNLYQSAHGDREYGYINKRLQKNNQIVVGFWKDQDTQKQISDWMKVAHSFNESFNIKVARFGDNMRNVAVTEGDKIEAQIKLGWTVDYFGIGDLVEEIEKVSSHEVSEMYKEYQNLYDLEYGDNDEEAFDASVKEQIKYEIAIQKFLDRGGYTAFTTNFEDLHNMKQLPGLAVQRLNGKGYGFAGEGDWKTAALDRLLKIMSDNESTGFMEDYTYDMRKGHEQTLGSHMLEVDPTFSASKPKIVVHPLGIGGKDDPARMVFDGKSGDGVVSSISDMGESFKMIINKVSASTPTEEAPHLPVARVIWETKPNFKEGIEKWIQAGGGHHTVLSLSLNVEHMKMLAEMMGLDYTIIE; encoded by the coding sequence ATGACAGAAAAGAAGAAGTTTTGGTTCGTAGTCGGATCCCAGGAATTATATGGGGAAGAGGCACTGATTAAAGTGAAGGAAAATGCAGAAAACATGGTCAAAACACTTAATGAGTCCGGTAACCTTCCATATCCGGTCGAACTCCATGATGAACTGGCTATAAATTCAGATATAATTACAAATATTATGAAGACCGTCAACTACAGGGATGACATTCAAGGTGTAATCACTTGGATGCATACCTTCTCTCCTGCCAAGCTATGGATCAGAGGGACTGCGTTATTGCAGAAGCCGCTACTGCATTTGGCCACCCAATACTATGAAGGTATTCCTTGGGAAACTATTGATATGGACTACATGAATCTTTATCAGTCGGCTCATGGTGATCGTGAATATGGATACATCAACAAACGTCTACAGAAGAATAATCAAATTGTGGTTGGGTTTTGGAAAGATCAAGATACTCAAAAGCAAATATCTGATTGGATGAAAGTTGCCCATTCATTTAATGAAAGCTTCAATATAAAAGTTGCACGTTTTGGAGATAACATGAGGAATGTTGCTGTGACTGAAGGAGATAAGATTGAAGCGCAGATTAAGCTTGGCTGGACAGTGGATTATTTTGGCATAGGTGATCTAGTCGAAGAAATAGAGAAGGTCAGTAGTCATGAAGTTTCTGAAATGTATAAGGAATATCAGAACTTATATGACCTGGAGTATGGAGATAATGATGAAGAAGCATTTGATGCTTCCGTTAAAGAGCAAATCAAATATGAAATTGCGATACAAAAGTTCCTGGACAGGGGAGGTTATACAGCCTTCACGACTAATTTCGAGGATCTTCACAATATGAAACAGCTTCCGGGTCTTGCTGTTCAAAGACTGAACGGGAAAGGATATGGTTTTGCGGGAGAAGGGGACTGGAAAACTGCAGCACTTGATCGTTTGCTTAAAATCATGTCCGACAATGAAAGTACCGGGTTTATGGAAGATTATACCTATGATATGCGGAAAGGGCATGAGCAGACACTTGGGTCACATATGCTCGAAGTTGATCCAACATTTTCAGCATCAAAACCTAAAATTGTTGTGCATCCACTGGGAATCGGTGGCAAAGATGATCCGGCTAGAATGGTTTTTGATGGAAAAAGTGGAGACGGTGTCGTGAGCAGTATTTCCGATATGGGTGAAAGCTTTAAAATGATCATAAATAAGGTCAGCGCCTCTACACCGACTGAGGAAGCACCACACTTGCCTGTTGCAAGAGTTATTTGGGAAACAAAACCTAATTTCAAAGAAGGGATAGAAAAATGGATTCAGGCAGGAGGAGGCCATCATACGGTACTTTCTCTTAGTTTAAATGTTGAGCATATGAAAATGTTGGCAGAAATGATGGGGCTCGACTATACCATCATTGAGTAG
- a CDS encoding L-ribulose-5-phosphate 4-epimerase — protein MLESLKKEVFDANLELPKRGLIKYTWGNVSAFDEETGYFAIKPSGVDYESMTPDDIVICDLDGRVVEGDLNPSSDMPTHAVLYQSFKGLGSIVHTHSPWATIWAQAGKDVDALGTTHADTFYGTIPCARYLSEEEVNTEYEKETGNVIVETFHERGIDPVSVPGVLLHGHAPFTWGSDAKKAVMNAVVLEEVCKMNYYTQALNPNAHVLPDFILDKHFERKHGENAYYGQKNR, from the coding sequence ATGCTTGAATCATTAAAAAAAGAAGTGTTCGATGCTAATTTGGAACTGCCGAAACGTGGACTTATAAAGTATACCTGGGGAAATGTAAGTGCTTTTGACGAAGAGACAGGCTACTTTGCCATCAAGCCAAGTGGTGTCGATTATGAGAGCATGACACCGGACGATATAGTTATTTGTGATTTGGATGGCCGAGTTGTCGAAGGAGATCTGAACCCTTCATCTGATATGCCTACACATGCAGTATTGTATCAGAGCTTCAAAGGATTAGGCAGCATTGTCCACACCCATTCCCCATGGGCAACCATATGGGCACAGGCAGGCAAAGACGTAGATGCGTTAGGTACTACTCACGCTGATACATTTTATGGAACTATTCCATGTGCCAGATATTTAAGTGAAGAAGAAGTCAATACTGAGTATGAAAAAGAAACAGGAAATGTCATTGTGGAAACATTTCATGAGCGCGGTATAGATCCAGTGTCTGTTCCGGGCGTCCTACTGCACGGTCACGCGCCTTTCACTTGGGGTTCAGATGCTAAGAAAGCTGTAATGAATGCCGTCGTGCTAGAGGAAGTATGTAAGATGAACTATTATACTCAAGCTCTTAATCCCAATGCGCATGTTTTACCAGACTTTATCCTTGATAAGCACTTCGAAAGAAAACATGGTGAAAATGCTTATTACGGTCAAAAAAATAGATAG
- a CDS encoding NADPH-dependent FMN reductase, whose amino-acid sequence MKIVGLSGSNVGSKTRTTMKYVSEKLTSQYPHVDWTFIDLADYTMQFSDGRNYLDYEGDTAYITKTIMEADAIIIGTPIFQASIPATLKNVFDLLPINALQDKIVSFFVTAGTSKHFLIPETQLKPILSYMKAQTVSTYVFIEEKDFMNKEIINDDIIFRLNALVEDTVMLTDTYKRIREEKESMYDF is encoded by the coding sequence ATGAAAATCGTAGGACTCTCCGGCTCGAACGTCGGCTCCAAAACACGCACGACCATGAAATATGTTTCCGAAAAATTGACCAGCCAGTACCCGCATGTCGACTGGACGTTCATCGACCTCGCCGACTACACCATGCAGTTCAGCGACGGCCGCAACTACCTCGACTACGAAGGGGATACGGCATATATCACAAAAACCATCATGGAAGCGGACGCTATCATCATCGGCACACCGATCTTCCAGGCTTCCATCCCGGCGACACTGAAGAACGTCTTCGACCTGCTGCCGATCAATGCACTGCAAGACAAGATCGTGAGCTTCTTCGTCACCGCCGGCACATCCAAGCATTTCCTCATCCCGGAAACCCAGCTCAAACCGATTCTGAGCTACATGAAGGCACAGACTGTGAGCACATATGTATTCATTGAAGAGAAGGATTTCATGAATAAGGAGATCATCAATGACGACATCATCTTCCGGCTCAATGCACTGGTCGAGGATACTGTCATGCTGACAGATACGTACAAGCGCATACGCGAAGAGAAGGAATCGATGTATGATTTCTGA
- a CDS encoding DUF3953 domain-containing protein translates to MIFVLRLIFAAATAGLALYSLFTDNYGLMPWMLLSMSFLLLTMGIDEYLKGRKVFGVFSLLAFVLYVSLDGFILS, encoded by the coding sequence TTGATCTTTGTACTTAGACTTATTTTTGCTGCAGCAACAGCTGGACTGGCCCTCTATAGCCTGTTCACTGACAACTATGGATTGATGCCATGGATGCTCCTTTCCATGTCTTTCCTCCTTCTGACTATGGGGATCGACGAGTACCTCAAGGGGCGTAAAGTATTTGGCGTCTTTTCCCTCCTTGCTTTTGTACTTTACGTCTCACTGGACGGATTCATTCTATCCTAA